One part of the Terrimicrobium sacchariphilum genome encodes these proteins:
- a CDS encoding RrF2 family transcriptional regulator: MRISNKTDYALRALFALVASPGDTAVSAREIAEKSKIPRKFLEQIMRELKEQGVVQSIPGKHGGYRLARPAAEISIGEVVRNFDGLHGPAPCACLDCSAETCPHESACHFRWLFVDIRDYAARLLDGATLESVYRKSVSDRSNEMP, encoded by the coding sequence GTGAGAATTTCCAACAAGACCGACTACGCGCTGAGAGCTCTTTTCGCCTTGGTGGCCTCGCCAGGAGATACGGCGGTTTCCGCTCGCGAGATTGCCGAGAAGAGTAAGATTCCCCGCAAGTTTCTTGAGCAGATCATGCGCGAGCTCAAGGAGCAGGGTGTCGTACAGAGCATTCCAGGCAAACATGGCGGATACCGCCTCGCCCGCCCGGCGGCAGAAATCTCCATTGGCGAGGTGGTTCGAAATTTCGATGGCCTTCATGGGCCGGCCCCTTGTGCGTGCCTGGACTGTAGCGCCGAGACCTGCCCCCACGAGAGCGCATGCCATTTTCGCTGGCTGTTTGTCGATATTCGGGACTACGCCGCCCGGTTGCTGGACGGGGCGACCCTCGAGTCCGTCTATCGAAAGTCTGTTTCGGATCGAAGCAACGAGATGCCTTAA
- the metX gene encoding homoserine O-acetyltransferase MetX, translated as MKSSESPSGEHSLGRVSTSFFHSKEPFELRCGDRLEEFTLAYETYGSLNADRSNAILVFHAMTGSQHAAGFNPVVPGLDGRWTEEMFGGWWENFIGPGLAIDTDKYFVVCANYLGGCYGSTGPASPRHSGGERWGADFPPIRISDIVDSQMRLLDHLGIETLHAAVGASIGGFLTLSLATRYPERVRTVVPIATGPSTTMLQRLMNFEQIAAIEQDPEFANGHYTAQPLRGLASARRTAHKTFVSLHHLRERARGELVVSAPPFGWYQINHPVESYMFHQGEKFAARFDANSYLRILDAWQWFDLVAEGHASSYKELFSRCRDQRYLVFSIDSDGSFEPAEQGRLVHHLEAAEVPVTWISVHSSKGHDAFLLEPALFTPHLSHILAGKE; from the coding sequence GTGAAATCGTCCGAATCTCCTTCTGGAGAGCACTCGCTCGGGCGTGTCTCGACCAGCTTCTTCCATTCCAAGGAGCCGTTCGAACTACGCTGTGGTGACCGCCTTGAGGAGTTCACTCTTGCCTACGAAACCTACGGCTCCCTGAACGCCGACCGATCCAATGCCATTCTGGTTTTTCATGCCATGACGGGCAGCCAGCATGCGGCGGGCTTCAATCCCGTCGTGCCAGGTCTCGATGGCCGCTGGACCGAGGAGATGTTCGGCGGATGGTGGGAGAACTTTATCGGGCCGGGGTTGGCGATCGATACGGATAAGTATTTCGTTGTGTGCGCCAACTACCTTGGCGGCTGCTACGGATCGACTGGCCCGGCCTCGCCTCGTCACTCCGGCGGGGAACGCTGGGGAGCGGATTTTCCGCCGATTCGGATTTCAGATATCGTGGATTCGCAGATGCGGCTTCTCGATCACCTTGGCATCGAGACCCTGCATGCCGCGGTGGGCGCGTCGATCGGAGGATTCCTCACCCTGAGTCTGGCGACGCGGTATCCGGAGCGGGTCCGTACGGTCGTTCCCATCGCGACCGGACCCAGCACGACGATGCTTCAGAGGTTGATGAATTTTGAGCAGATCGCAGCCATCGAGCAGGACCCGGAGTTTGCCAACGGGCACTACACCGCCCAACCTTTGCGCGGCCTCGCCTCGGCACGGCGCACAGCGCACAAGACATTCGTCTCGTTGCACCACCTACGCGAGCGGGCGCGAGGCGAGCTCGTGGTGAGCGCTCCGCCGTTTGGCTGGTATCAGATCAATCATCCGGTGGAGTCGTACATGTTTCACCAGGGGGAGAAATTCGCCGCCCGCTTCGATGCAAACTCCTACCTGCGCATCCTCGATGCCTGGCAGTGGTTTGACCTCGTGGCTGAGGGCCACGCGAGTTCCTACAAAGAGCTCTTCTCCCGCTGCCGCGACCAGCGTTATCTCGTTTTCAGCATCGACTCCGATGGTTCCTTTGAACCTGCCGAGCAAGGGCGACTCGTCCACCATCTCGAGGCAGCAGAGGTGCCGGTGACCTGGATCAGTGTCCACTCCAGCAAGGGGCATGACGCCTTTCTGCTCGAGCCAGCGCTCTTCACTCCCCACCTTTCGCACATTCTCGCGGGCAAGGAGTGA
- a CDS encoding O-acetylhomoserine aminocarboxypropyltransferase/cysteine synthase family protein: MSLKNIHTVALHAGQQPDPTTGARAVPIYQTSSYVFKDAEHAANLFALKEFGNIYTRINNPTTDVFEQRIAAIEGGTGALAVASGQAAQTLALLAITEVGDEIVSANNLYGGTYQLFHYTLPKLGRTVKFVDSGNPEAIRQAITPKTRALYAETIGNPKLDVPDFEALAAIAKEAGIPFIVDNTVGVGLVRPIDHGANIVVASATKYIGGHGTTIGGVIVDGGNFDWGTGKFPEFTEPDPSYHGLKFWEVFGNLPGMGNVAFIIKVRVQLLRDIGPALSPLSSFLLLQGLETLPLRQERHSQNALAVANHLAEHPLVSWVNYPGRPEHPSHAVASKYLTKGYGGIVGFGIKGGLEAGKKFINAVKLFSHLANIGDAKSLVIHPASTTHSQLTAEEQTETGVSPDYIRLSVGIEDIEDILADIDQALKASQA; this comes from the coding sequence ATGAGTCTTAAAAACATCCACACCGTGGCGCTGCACGCCGGACAGCAGCCCGATCCCACCACAGGCGCCCGCGCGGTGCCCATTTACCAGACGAGCTCCTATGTCTTCAAAGACGCAGAGCACGCCGCCAATCTCTTTGCCCTCAAGGAGTTTGGCAATATCTACACCCGCATCAACAACCCGACGACGGATGTCTTCGAACAGCGAATCGCGGCCATCGAGGGCGGTACAGGAGCGTTGGCTGTGGCGTCGGGCCAGGCGGCCCAGACTCTCGCCCTGCTGGCCATCACCGAAGTCGGGGACGAGATCGTCTCTGCCAACAACCTGTACGGCGGCACCTACCAGCTCTTTCACTACACGCTACCGAAGCTCGGCCGCACGGTGAAGTTCGTGGATTCCGGCAATCCGGAGGCGATCCGTCAGGCCATCACGCCGAAAACTCGCGCACTCTACGCCGAGACGATCGGCAACCCGAAGCTCGATGTGCCGGACTTTGAGGCGCTCGCCGCCATTGCGAAGGAAGCAGGCATCCCGTTCATCGTCGACAACACGGTGGGCGTCGGCCTCGTGCGTCCGATCGATCATGGCGCCAACATCGTGGTGGCGTCCGCGACCAAATACATCGGCGGCCATGGCACGACGATCGGCGGCGTGATCGTCGACGGCGGCAATTTCGACTGGGGCACCGGCAAATTTCCGGAATTCACGGAACCCGACCCGAGCTATCACGGCCTGAAGTTCTGGGAAGTCTTCGGCAACCTGCCGGGCATGGGCAATGTCGCCTTCATCATCAAGGTGCGCGTGCAGCTTCTGCGCGACATCGGCCCGGCGCTGAGTCCGCTGAGTTCCTTCCTCCTGCTGCAAGGTCTCGAGACCCTGCCGCTGCGCCAGGAACGGCATTCGCAGAATGCGCTCGCGGTCGCAAATCATCTCGCGGAGCATCCGCTCGTCTCCTGGGTAAACTACCCCGGTCGACCGGAGCACCCGAGCCATGCGGTTGCCTCGAAGTATCTCACCAAGGGCTACGGCGGCATCGTCGGCTTCGGCATCAAGGGCGGCTTGGAGGCAGGCAAGAAATTCATCAATGCGGTGAAGCTCTTCTCGCACCTCGCCAATATCGGCGACGCCAAGAGCCTCGTGATTCACCCGGCCTCAACGACGCACTCCCAGCTCACGGCTGAGGAACAGACTGAGACGGGCGTGTCGCCGGACTACATCCGCCTCTCCGTCGGCATTGAAGACATCGAGGACATCCTCGCCGATATCGATCAGGCGCTGAAAGCCTCACAGGCGTAA
- a CDS encoding DUF3034 family protein, whose translation MNTQTHTTKTQFPLSEHPVFRRSYRSLLGTLAVAASLAFAGTHLLAGTAIDTSKDVSKNPPVAPEKGPPLPLHEIEGNGGILTTLSAYIVNPPRNGEPVGRPAIGSGFVSLGNGWALVPATVTWSPWERIELGYGFNWLSLGNLPTDIRNATGISIGNTSVAVHNFNARFQLLKENEFDQKWLPALTFGVHYKYNVGISEINNDLGGALDQAGLSGNNGVDFTLYASKLITFLPRPVLINVGGRATRAQELGFLGFSNQYSFLFEGNVAVFLTDWLILAGEYRQQPNSYTPIPGLIGKSGDWWTVDLAWVVNKHFTVAGGYGYFGTVANNVANGVWGFTLKYEF comes from the coding sequence ATGAACACCCAAACTCACACCACCAAAACCCAGTTCCCCCTTTCGGAACACCCTGTCTTCCGCCGCTCCTATCGCTCCTTGCTTGGAACGCTGGCCGTCGCCGCATCCCTCGCCTTTGCCGGGACTCATCTCCTGGCGGGAACCGCCATCGACACGTCGAAAGACGTCTCGAAGAATCCTCCCGTGGCACCCGAAAAGGGGCCTCCACTTCCCCTGCATGAAATCGAGGGCAATGGTGGCATTCTGACCACGCTGTCAGCCTATATCGTGAATCCTCCCCGGAACGGGGAACCCGTGGGTCGGCCCGCCATCGGGTCGGGTTTCGTCAGCCTGGGAAACGGCTGGGCGCTCGTTCCGGCCACGGTTACGTGGAGTCCCTGGGAGCGGATCGAACTTGGCTACGGCTTCAACTGGCTCTCGCTGGGCAACCTCCCGACCGACATTCGCAATGCCACCGGGATCAGCATCGGGAACACCTCGGTCGCGGTGCATAACTTCAACGCCCGGTTTCAATTGCTGAAGGAGAATGAGTTTGATCAGAAGTGGCTCCCGGCGCTGACCTTCGGCGTCCACTACAAGTACAACGTCGGGATCAGCGAGATTAACAATGATCTCGGCGGCGCGCTCGACCAGGCGGGACTCTCCGGAAACAACGGCGTGGACTTCACCCTCTACGCCAGCAAGCTCATCACTTTCCTGCCTCGCCCCGTCCTGATCAATGTCGGCGGCCGCGCCACGCGGGCGCAGGAGCTGGGATTCCTCGGTTTCTCCAATCAGTACAGCTTCCTGTTCGAGGGAAACGTTGCGGTATTCCTCACGGACTGGCTCATCCTCGCGGGTGAATATCGCCAGCAGCCGAACTCCTATACGCCCATCCCGGGGCTGATCGGAAAATCTGGAGACTGGTGGACGGTCGACCTGGCCTGGGTGGTGAACAAACACTTTACCGTCGCCGGAGGATACGGCTACTTTGGAACCGTGGCCAACAACGTCGCCAACGGCGTCTGGGGCTTCACCCTCAAGTACGAATTCTAA
- a CDS encoding tagaturonate epimerase family protein, protein MQKASPLSLTKSFGFGDRLGVATPGHLAAALGYDFAPIFAQQSIREMARTQRTPTEVMTAAETALKAAGFNGVWGADADHLKTPEDVQVTAAAGFTFFTIDPSSYVNNRADTMSASQLEPLAAQIEREDIFHPSDYLGKTFEFGSQSLTFSPETLTRTAVKYGRAIAHSANMAAEIRSHRADADIEISVDETDFATTPHEHLFVGLELKRRGVAVTGLAPRFVGDFEKGIDYKGDLAEFERQLVLHRQIAELCGPYKISIHSGSDKFTVYPIIGRVCGDLLHVKTAGTSYLEALRAVLRVDPQLFAEIAEYSHTRFATDRASYHISTTDAEVQALEGSAQQDWEELYLDLRPGRQLLHVTFGSVLTVGRRPDGQTFREGILDRLTKNAALHEELLERHFRKHLSLLCQG, encoded by the coding sequence ATGCAAAAAGCCTCCCCGCTCTCCCTGACGAAGTCCTTTGGTTTTGGCGACCGCCTCGGCGTTGCGACGCCCGGCCATCTGGCCGCTGCCCTTGGGTATGACTTCGCCCCGATCTTCGCCCAGCAATCGATCCGAGAAATGGCGCGCACGCAGCGCACTCCGACCGAGGTGATGACCGCGGCCGAGACGGCGCTGAAAGCCGCTGGGTTCAATGGTGTGTGGGGTGCGGATGCTGATCATCTCAAGACCCCCGAGGATGTGCAGGTCACCGCTGCCGCCGGGTTCACCTTTTTCACGATCGATCCATCCTCCTACGTGAACAACCGCGCCGACACGATGTCGGCAAGCCAACTGGAGCCACTCGCCGCGCAGATCGAGCGCGAGGACATCTTTCATCCGTCCGATTACCTGGGGAAGACCTTCGAGTTCGGTTCGCAATCCCTAACCTTCTCGCCTGAAACGCTCACCCGTACGGCGGTAAAATACGGTCGTGCCATCGCGCACAGCGCCAACATGGCGGCGGAGATTCGCTCTCATCGCGCTGATGCCGACATCGAGATATCGGTCGACGAGACGGACTTTGCCACTACGCCGCACGAGCATCTCTTCGTCGGCCTGGAGCTGAAGCGCCGCGGCGTCGCCGTGACTGGACTCGCTCCACGTTTCGTGGGCGATTTCGAGAAGGGTATTGACTACAAGGGCGACCTTGCCGAGTTCGAGCGTCAGCTCGTCCTGCATCGCCAGATCGCGGAGCTGTGCGGCCCCTACAAGATCAGCATCCACAGCGGCTCGGATAAATTCACCGTCTATCCCATCATCGGCCGCGTCTGCGGCGATCTACTGCACGTGAAGACCGCTGGCACGAGCTATCTCGAGGCCCTGCGTGCCGTGCTGCGGGTTGATCCCCAGCTTTTCGCGGAGATCGCGGAGTACTCACACACCCGCTTCGCCACCGACCGTGCCAGCTATCACATCTCGACCACCGATGCCGAGGTGCAGGCGCTGGAGGGTTCCGCCCAGCAGGATTGGGAGGAGCTTTATCTCGATCTGCGTCCCGGGCGGCAGTTGCTGCACGTGACGTTTGGCTCCGTGCTCACCGTGGGCCGTCGCCCGGACGGGCAGACCTTCCGCGAGGGCATCCTCGACCGGCTGACCAAAAACGCCGCCCTTCACGAGGAACTGCTCGAGCGGCACTTCCGCAAGCACCTCTCGCTGCTCTGCCAGGGATAA
- a CDS encoding helix-turn-helix transcriptional regulator, protein MTIKAIYPPPAGRPRWSSEATVAAGLDYLSWGWREYGRHPIPLARHDGWTYQAVLAGTVCLQLENAKTTIGTGSVVLISPECAYGWSGRASDRCKILSWIWRDAPAIPGLERTPQGWSAISLPPVALATLRQLHRETRSEATLGGDLAAQALGTIRTRMDILLARALMLETGEGSRFRLAWRWLTDHPGELRPVRALSDYLQMAPSSLQRLFEKHKGMSVREAALAIRMRAARQGLRNPVLSVKEIALHLGYAHSGDFTRAYKSFWGKAPSADRKAG, encoded by the coding sequence ATGACGATCAAAGCCATCTACCCCCCGCCAGCTGGCCGCCCTCGTTGGTCGAGCGAGGCCACCGTGGCCGCAGGGTTGGACTATCTTTCCTGGGGATGGCGGGAGTATGGACGGCATCCGATTCCCCTCGCCCGGCATGACGGGTGGACCTACCAGGCGGTCCTGGCTGGCACGGTCTGCCTGCAACTGGAGAATGCGAAAACCACTATTGGCACCGGCTCAGTGGTGCTGATTTCCCCGGAATGCGCCTACGGGTGGAGCGGCCGCGCCAGTGATCGCTGCAAAATCCTCAGCTGGATCTGGCGGGATGCGCCTGCCATTCCGGGCTTGGAAAGGACCCCGCAAGGCTGGAGCGCCATTTCCCTTCCGCCCGTTGCGCTCGCCACCTTGCGCCAGTTACATCGTGAGACGCGTTCCGAGGCGACGCTGGGTGGAGATCTGGCTGCACAGGCTCTCGGGACGATTCGCACACGCATGGACATCCTGCTGGCCCGAGCTCTCATGCTGGAAACCGGGGAGGGTTCCCGATTCCGGCTGGCATGGCGCTGGCTGACCGATCATCCCGGGGAACTCCGTCCCGTAAGGGCTCTCTCCGACTATCTCCAGATGGCGCCCTCTTCCTTGCAAAGGTTATTCGAGAAACACAAAGGAATGTCCGTGCGTGAAGCCGCTCTGGCCATTCGCATGCGGGCCGCCCGGCAAGGACTGCGAAATCCCGTTCTTTCGGTTAAAGAAATCGCCCTCCACCTCGGGTACGCCCACTCCGGGGATTTCACCCGGGCCTACAAAAGCTTCTGGGGGAAAGCTCCTTCCGCAGATCGAAAGGCCGGTTAA
- a CDS encoding helix-turn-helix domain-containing protein — protein sequence MDIGSPPSTEAEAFFRNLTLKVLVTRRTCIGDDWSLDLCSPYWRLYVNKDRGGFIDMGDGRIPLRPGTLYLIPAWLRFSTGVTTPTMQSYIHFEFQNFPSGIHRAHFQRPLSLPLTGQLLQTCSRWEDALIQDNPLWIALAHAYAIAYSAMATALEEYPEGRGCFAWAAGSGRFKPALDFIADHLAKPIRNEELARRCGMSTSHFIRMFRGALGVTPTQYVMDRRIASSAEMLTCTERSIEDIAESLGFSDRFHFSKAFAQRLNATPAAYRRSLRSASVSGAA from the coding sequence ATGGACATCGGCTCACCTCCCTCGACCGAGGCCGAGGCCTTTTTCCGCAATCTCACCCTGAAAGTCCTCGTAACACGACGAACATGCATTGGGGACGACTGGAGCCTTGACCTCTGCTCTCCTTATTGGCGGCTCTATGTAAATAAAGATCGCGGAGGATTCATCGACATGGGCGATGGGCGCATTCCATTGAGACCCGGAACGCTGTATCTTATTCCCGCCTGGCTGCGTTTCTCGACCGGTGTCACCACGCCAACGATGCAGAGTTACATTCACTTTGAGTTCCAGAATTTCCCCTCCGGGATTCATCGTGCCCATTTTCAGCGCCCCTTGTCGCTGCCGCTCACGGGCCAGCTCCTGCAGACCTGCTCCCGGTGGGAGGATGCCCTCATTCAGGATAACCCTCTCTGGATTGCACTGGCCCACGCTTACGCCATCGCTTACTCAGCCATGGCAACAGCTCTGGAGGAATACCCCGAGGGTCGAGGCTGCTTTGCCTGGGCCGCCGGATCGGGGCGATTCAAGCCCGCCCTCGACTTCATCGCCGATCATCTCGCCAAGCCGATCCGCAATGAAGAGCTGGCGCGACGGTGCGGGATGAGCACGAGTCACTTCATCCGCATGTTTCGCGGTGCGCTGGGAGTGACGCCCACGCAATACGTGATGGATCGCCGCATTGCCTCATCCGCCGAGATGCTGACCTGTACGGAGCGAAGCATCGAGGACATCGCGGAGAGCCTGGGATTTTCCGACCGCTTCCACTTTTCCAAGGCATTCGCGCAGCGGCTGAATGCCACACCTGCCGCCTATCGACGCTCGCTGCGGTCGGCGAGCGTCTCTGGTGCGGCCTGA
- a CDS encoding alpha-amylase family protein produces the protein MSSSTFPSRARQVHLDFHTSPFIPAVGAAFDPEEFGRVIEEARVDSMTLFAKCHHGHLYYDTEHAARHPSMGEGLLEKQVEVLHRRDIKCPIYISVQCDEYAANTHPEWRAVNPDGSLVGQKPLGNDSFNWRILDMSSPYLEYLEAQTEEVMKKFAPVDGLFFDMCWDQVSVSKWAIAGMQRENLDPTNPDDRALYANRVTQRYMERLTAVAAKYQKDVPIWFNSRPISDASKERRFLRHIEIEALPSGQWGYSYFPVWVRYAKALGLPMIGMTGRFHKSWADFGGLRTTASLMYDCVQALAHGGGCSVGDQLHPSGAIDRGVYDVIGQVYRHVEKCEPWCRDVVATSEIAVLLSTPVSERNGNQCFDGITKALSQLRYQFVFVDPEADWSSYAVVILPESLIVTQELEKRLSAYKAAGGKVIRDCTPGEESPFSAVYLRFDTDKRGSLADTLHVFYERGNRLVPQEGDDVLARIVEPYFERGWEKFSSHAQTPNVPETSPYAAAVVRGNEAIFALPVFRAYALHGNLPCRQLVAAALERLLPAPAVRVKGPSYVEATVGTRGKETILHFLSYIPQKRAATQEMVEDAAAARNLEVDVKVDGPVASVRRIFDGGDISFTEENGRVRFTLDWLEGHEVVVICGR, from the coding sequence ATGAGTTCTTCGACCTTCCCCTCGAGGGCGCGCCAGGTTCACCTCGATTTTCATACCAGTCCGTTTATTCCCGCCGTGGGCGCGGCGTTTGACCCGGAGGAGTTCGGCAGGGTGATCGAGGAGGCTCGCGTGGACAGCATGACCCTTTTTGCCAAATGCCACCACGGTCATCTCTATTATGACACGGAGCATGCCGCGCGGCATCCCAGCATGGGCGAGGGGCTGCTGGAAAAGCAGGTCGAAGTCTTGCATCGCCGCGATATCAAGTGCCCGATCTACATCAGCGTCCAGTGCGACGAGTACGCCGCCAACACCCACCCGGAGTGGCGCGCGGTCAATCCCGATGGCAGCCTGGTCGGCCAGAAACCACTCGGCAATGATTCGTTCAACTGGCGGATTCTCGATATGTCGAGCCCCTACCTCGAGTACCTTGAGGCGCAGACCGAGGAGGTCATGAAGAAATTTGCCCCGGTCGACGGCCTGTTTTTTGACATGTGCTGGGACCAGGTGAGCGTATCCAAGTGGGCCATCGCGGGCATGCAGCGAGAGAATCTCGACCCGACGAATCCCGACGACCGTGCTCTCTATGCCAACCGTGTGACGCAACGCTACATGGAGCGCCTGACCGCCGTGGCGGCGAAGTACCAGAAAGATGTTCCGATCTGGTTCAACAGCCGCCCGATTTCCGACGCAAGCAAGGAGCGGAGGTTCCTCCGTCACATTGAGATCGAGGCGCTCCCGAGCGGCCAGTGGGGATACTCCTATTTTCCGGTCTGGGTGCGTTATGCCAAGGCGCTCGGCCTCCCCATGATCGGAATGACCGGGCGATTTCACAAGAGCTGGGCGGACTTTGGCGGCCTGCGTACTACGGCCTCGCTCATGTATGATTGCGTGCAGGCTCTCGCTCATGGCGGCGGGTGCAGCGTGGGCGATCAGCTTCATCCCTCGGGCGCCATCGACCGCGGCGTCTATGATGTGATCGGTCAGGTTTACCGGCATGTGGAAAAATGCGAGCCATGGTGCCGCGATGTCGTGGCGACGAGCGAAATCGCCGTCCTGCTCAGCACTCCCGTCTCCGAGCGCAATGGCAACCAGTGTTTTGATGGAATCACCAAGGCGCTCAGCCAGCTGCGCTACCAGTTTGTCTTCGTCGATCCTGAGGCGGATTGGTCCTCCTACGCGGTTGTGATCCTGCCGGAGTCGCTGATCGTGACCCAGGAACTCGAGAAACGCCTCTCGGCCTACAAGGCGGCTGGCGGCAAGGTGATCCGGGATTGCACACCGGGTGAGGAGTCGCCTTTCTCCGCCGTCTACCTGCGGTTCGATACCGACAAGCGCGGTTCGCTGGCCGACACGCTCCATGTCTTTTATGAGCGTGGCAACCGGCTCGTTCCGCAGGAGGGAGACGACGTGCTCGCGCGTATCGTCGAGCCATACTTCGAGCGCGGCTGGGAGAAATTTTCCTCGCACGCGCAAACGCCGAACGTGCCGGAGACCTCCCCTTACGCCGCCGCCGTGGTGCGGGGCAATGAGGCGATCTTCGCCCTGCCGGTCTTCCGTGCCTACGCGCTGCATGGCAATCTCCCATGCCGTCAGCTCGTCGCTGCGGCTTTGGAGAGACTATTGCCTGCTCCTGCCGTACGCGTGAAGGGACCGAGCTATGTGGAGGCTACCGTCGGCACGCGAGGCAAGGAAACGATCCTGCATTTCCTGAGCTACATCCCGCAGAAGCGCGCCGCCACCCAGGAGATGGTGGAAGACGCCGCCGCCGCGCGCAATCTCGAGGTCGATGTCAAGGTCGATGGCCCCGTTGCCAGCGTGAGGCGGATTTTTGACGGTGGGGATATTTCCTTCACCGAGGAAAACGGGCGGGTGAGGTTTACCCTCGACTGGCTCGAGGGGCACGAAGTGGTCGTTATTTGCGGTCGATAG